A single window of Nicotiana sylvestris chromosome 3, ASM39365v2, whole genome shotgun sequence DNA harbors:
- the LOC138888671 gene encoding uncharacterized protein, with protein MVEGSRHWHEKLPFALLGYRTTVHTSVRATPYLLVYGTEAVIPAEVEISSLRIVAEAEIDDDEWVKTRLEQLSLIDEKRLAAVCHGQLYQQRMSRPYNKKVCPRKFEVGQQVLRRILPHQAEAKGKFAPNWQGSFIITRVLSNGALYLTNIEGKCVEMAINSDAVKRYYV; from the coding sequence atggtggagggttctagacactggcatgaaaagctgccttttgcattgctgggttatcgcactactgttcataCTTCAGTaagggcgactccttatttgctggtgtatggcaccgaagcagtgatacccgcagaagtggaaatctcatcccttcgaattgtcgcggaggctgaaatcgatgatgacgagtgggtcaaaactcgcctGGAACAATTGAGcctgattgatgagaaaagattggcagcagtgtgtcatggccagttgtatcaacagagaatgtcAAGaccatataataagaaggtgtgtccgcggaagtttgaagtgggtcagcaagtgttgaggcgtatccttccacatcaggctgaagccaaaggcaagttcgccccaaattggcaggggtcattcatcataactagagtgttgtcaaatGGTGCTTTGTACTTAACAAatatagaaggcaagtgtgtagagatggccatcaattccgatgcggtgaagagatactatgtatga